The Sesamum indicum cultivar Zhongzhi No. 13 linkage group LG6, S_indicum_v1.0, whole genome shotgun sequence genomic interval AAATTAAACCAAATCAAACCTCATTATAAGCTAAATATTGTCTGATTAAATTAGGACAAAcgagtaaaaaaataaataaaatcttactCCATAAACATAGGCTAAAAGTTTGGCGTTCCATCCTAAAGCCCAGATCGCAGTGTTACCCCTTTCCACAATGAAAGTCAGGACGGTTCCTTCCAATGCTCCGAACGTGCATATCAATGCCGTCAGGGAAAGCCCGGCTGGGTACGTCTTCAATGTGACTGCCTGAAGGATGTAGAAGAGGGAGTAGCCGAAACAGCCCGCGCCGATCATGAGAGCGCCCTTGACGGGGTTTTCATGATCGTTGGAATTGCTGGAAGAGTGAGATTGATGGGATTTATGTGTCCAGGGCAATGGTATCACAGGTCCACTCAAAAGGGTCATAATCATGGCTCCACCTACAGTCACCATTGTTCCTACAATCTTTGCATGGCTTCGTACTTCTCTCAGGTTCACTTTCTCGATTCTGCACAtgcaaaattcatcaattcatgctcataattattacttttgatcgatattaattatagttcCGTTTCGTTCAAGGGATGGATCGAGTATGTTACATCAGCTGTTCGACACCATATTCGTCAAAGATTGTGTATTTCACCAACTATAAGGTATTGTTCGCGTTCTTCTCAAACATGGGGTGTAAGGAGAAAAACACGAAGCAATAAAGAACGTATTCTTGTTTATGCAGTTGATTTTGCTAAAAggtgaatatatataactacatatatatatatatgtacctgAGTATCCAAGCCATTACAAATGTTATTGCAGGCAGAAGATTGCACATGGCTGAAGCGAAAGTTGCTGATGTATAATTCAATCCAGAGTAGAACATATTCTGTCCAAAAACTGGGCTGTTCCAAGGAAAAGATTGCTTTAAAtacgtataaatatatacatacatacatacatatatatgtgtgtgtttgtgccTGTTTTGTGATAAGGTTTTAGATTATTTACTCTAACAAGCCAAGCAACATGATCTTGACGAATACGCTAAAAGTCATCTTCGGCCTGATTTTCCTGCCAAGAAGAATGGAAAAGATTAAGACACAAGCACTTGGGAGTTCCGACAAGACTCAGAATTCATAGAGATGAACTCGTGATGAAAAACCTTTCAAGAACCATGGCGAACGGCGCAAAGAGGAGCGCGGCGATGGCGTTCCTGTAAACAGAAAACGTGTAATGGCTGGTTCCCTGATTCAGTGCCGCTTTAGCGACTATAGCGAAACCCACATTACCAAATTGAACCACGACAAGAGACAAATACACCTGCAGCTTCTTCTTCAACCCGGCGCCTATCGCCATCGTGTCTTGTCCTACACTAGTTTTCTCTCACTGTGTCTAATGTGAGTGAGTTGCGATGTGTGGGTGGAACGTGTTGCATGCTTCGATGCTGCTTATATAGAACTTTCCGAAAGCACgacttctattatttttttttttaagtaagttttaatttgattatattctatatatgCTTGTATACTCGTATTGGTTAGTCAGCCGTCCGATACGACTACTCTCGTTGTGGACCAGTGGGTTAGATTCTCTCTGTCGATGCAAGAGAATtcggattttttattttttttttgaacgTACGTGGAAAGGGATGTAGTTAGGTAGTAATGCTGCATGCCTCAGTTTTTCAAATTGAGTGGACGATGATCcatttgaaaataagttgaagTGAGTGTAAATTAAAGTTAGTATTCATTaatgtttataattaagtcataatgattttttgtttttaagatTCGTTTATAGTAATAATGTATAGTTTTAGTTCCATCACAATAATTGCTtatcaattacatatatatatatagtgagatatacagaaattttattttattagtataatgattttattgctTAAAAGCGACGAtggttttaaatttatcactatttataattagtgaCATATGCGGCGACAATAGACCtacataattacaagttattaGTGATAGTTGATCAATGTACAATGGTAATTAATAGTGCCACTATATGGTAAATAGATGAagtaaatagttattgaccaaGGCGATACAACGGTTGTTGGTCGTAGTTTTTGCGAGTGCAgttaaaacatttgtcatggataaaaatcatgtcaaaaatatttttcatggtgaataatttaagtttttgcataagtttttatttaaccattgctaataataattattaatcatgattttagttcatatacctgtatgtataattgtagccaattgtaaattttcttcaaGTGAAATATAACGATGAGTTATGGTGACAACAAATGATTAtgttactatatattaattgtgttgTCACTAATTATCTATAATGACAGCTTTATGctcaatttttcttcttattaagtatataaaacaacaaaagtgaaattttatattattacaaattagtcataatatttttttacccaTGATGGTGATTAATTAAGGCATCCTAGTAAGATGACAGTGCTAATGCACGAAGAACGGAGATGGAAATCGGGGCAGTTGAATTTGAAACATTCCTCCGTACCTACCACAAGGGTTTGTCCGCTTAAAGAACATTCTCGCCCCCCATCTTTTACTGTCTCAAACGGATACCTATCGTACactccattttttaaaaataaaatactatttgaTGAAGGTAGTATAATTTGGGGTCGGGTTGTTGAATTTGGTACTCGGTGATCGGGTCGTTGAATTCCTCTTTGAGCTTTCTACGGGTGGATCCTGATAACAGAGCACACGTTAAGCTTGCTGGTAACCCCAACTAAGACTctctgatgcttaagttagaaagTGGGTTCGAAAACGATCAGTGGAGAGcgagtgaaataaaaaaatgtgatatatatttttctataaatgttTATAAATGCTGATATTTATAGTGTACGGTACCGTTTAAGAGCTTACCACGTGGCATCATCTGGTTGTATGAGTGTCAGGTGATCCGACAGTTATCAGAGCGGGTGGATCAATCGGACGGGGTCGGGTGAGTCGGGTCGGTAGAGCCGACCAACGTCTTCATGCTCGAATCCTGCCCtttattgcaaatttctttaaaatggAAGGGCAATTTggtcttttgataattatcctcatcactattatattttatattgttggattatatatatatatatattgcattgtaatctaattaatatcattCTATGAGGTAATAAAATACAGCCACTCATCGCTCCCGAAAATGTAGACACAT includes:
- the LOC105164096 gene encoding WAT1-related protein At2g39510, translating into MAIGAGLKKKLQVYLSLVVVQFGNVGFAIVAKAALNQGTSHYTFSVYRNAIAALLFAPFAMVLERKIRPKMTFSVFVKIMLLGLLDPVFGQNMFYSGLNYTSATFASAMCNLLPAITFVMAWILRIEKVNLREVRSHAKIVGTMVTVGGAMIMTLLSGPVIPLPWTHKSHQSHSSSNSNDHENPVKGALMIGAGCFGYSLFYILQAVTLKTYPAGLSLTALICTFGALEGTVLTFIVERGNTAIWALGWNAKLLAYVYGGIVASGVTYYLSGVIMKHKGPVFLTAFNPCTMVIVAILSSFIFHEQMTVGKVTGALVIVTGLYFVIWGKSKDQKEEVKLTELPQHKPAAAAADHQDFPSLKPGKTEGSQTMMSGAGHNAV